CTCTATACCTATCCCAGCCCGGACGCAATTGCAGAGTTCAAGACTCTGCGCGGACAATACAGCGCTCAATTCGGCCGCAATGCTTCAGGGCAGATCGATGTCGTCACAAAATCCGGAACGAATTCAGTCCACGGCAGCGCGTATGAATACCTTCGCAACGATGCGTTCGATGCCAACGGCTATGCTAACGATTATCTGGGCTTCCCGAAGACTCCCTATCGCTACAACATCTTTGGGTTTTCGCTGGGTGGGCCGGTTTTTGTTCCGAAGGTCTATAACGGCAAGGACAAGACATTCTTCTTTATCTCCGAGGAGTGGCAGAGGATTATTCAGTACGCTTCGGGCGTGCAGGCCCTTGTGCCTCAGGCATCGGAGCGCGCAGGCGATTTCTCCCAGTCAGGCCAGAAGATTAATGGGGCCTGGACGACTGGTCCGGTGACGGTCTGCACCGCATATACGACCAACTCCGCAAACCAAACGAACACCTGTACGGCAACGGGAACGCAGGTGACGAACCTCTCTCCGATAGCGCAGTCCTATATGAAGGATGTGTACAGCAGAGTCCCTGTGCCGGATGAGTCCTATGACATCGCGCACAACTCCGACCCGCACTCGATCTTCTCGAGTTTCAAGAACCAGTTTAATAATCTGGACTCAGTTATCCGCATTGACCAGCAGTTTGGGCAGAAGCTGACCGTGTTTTATCGCTATCTGCACGATACCTTCCCCGAGGTGTTGTCTCAGGGGCAATTCACCACAGTGCCGATTCCAGGTGCGAATACGGCAACGGTCGTCAATCCTGGAACACAACAACTGGGACATGGCACATACATCATCAATCCGACCATGGTGGTAAACGCAGGCTATGCGTATTCCAATGGCAATATCGTAAGTACGCCGGCCGGCTTCCTCGGTTCGGCTCAATCTCCCGACATCAAGCCGACGCTGCCTTATGCCAACACGGTTGGCCTGGTGCCCACGATTGGTGTGAGCGGAATGACCACGTTGAATGGTTCGGTCGCTTATACCGATCACGGAACAAACCACCAGGTCTTCGGCGATATCACGAAGACCCTGCACACCAACACCATCATCGCGGGTTTCTCTTATAACCACTATCAGAAGCTCGAAAACAATACGACCGGAACGCAGGGCTCGTTTAGCTTCGCCAATGATTCACAGTATGCCTGCCCAGCCTCTGGCCCGACGCCGGGATGCGTTCCCACAAACAGCAACTCAGGCGCGGCGGAGGCACAAGGATTTGCAAACTTGCTGACAGGAAATGCGAACGGCGGCTTCAGCCAGCTTTCGAAGGACCCTGTCACTGACATCAAAGAATCTCTGTACGAGGCGTTTTTGCAGGACAACTGGAAGGCTACGCCTCGGCTGACGCTGAATCTTGGAGTGCGCTATGCGTACTATGGACAGCCTTGGGATGCGAACGGCCTGCTGAGCAACTTCGATCCGTCGAAGTACAGCGCAGCGGGAGCGCCCACAATCTCAGCCAATGGGCTGATCTGCTTCACAGCGCCGTGCAATCAGACGGGCAGCAATGCGGGGCAGCCTACGACACCGAATGGCAGCGCCGACTATGCGGGGATCAACTACATCAATGGCATGATCTTCAATGGGCCGAGTTCGGCGAACAACAATCAGGCTTCTCCGTATGGCAACAAGGTGGGCGCCGCGCAGAAGACGAACTTCGCTCCACGCTTTGGCTTTGCGCTTGATGTGTTCGGCGATGGCAAGACTGCACTTCGCGGCGGCTATGGCTGGGGCTTCGACGATGCCGAAGTCAGCTATTACGAGACAACCGTGTTCGGCAATCCGCCTTCTGTTGCCACCTACTCTGTTGGCCAGACTTCTTTCGACAGCCCGGCGGGCGGCGCATTGACCGGGCTTTCGTCGACTCCCGGGCGCATTCAAGCCATTCCTGTTGATTACAAGACCCCCTACGTGCAGCAGTACTCGCTGGACATTCAGCAACAGATCACGCCAACAATGATGATGGATGTGGGCTACTTTGGCGATCATGGCACACATCTGTTGGGGGCACTCAACATGAACCAGCCTGCACCAGGCGCGTGGGTAGGCAAGGTGCAGCCTTCGAACTCTGGAAGCGCCTGCATTGACCCGGACACCGGTCAGCAATCGTTCCTGAACTCCACCTGCGATCGTGTGTTGAACCAGATCAAGCCATATATAGGATATTTTGCAATTGATGCGCTTCGCACTATCTTCAGCTCGAATTACAACTCGCTCCAGGTGAAAGTGACAAAACGCTTTAGCGGAAAGAGCTACATCGATGCAAACTACACCTGGTCCCGCGACCTGACCAATGCTCAGGCCGATTACTCTGGCTTTATCCAAAACATTTTCAACATCAATGCAGATTATGGCCGTGCCGCAGTTGATCGTACCAACATCCTAAACTTCGATGGCGTATGGGAATTGCCGTGGTATCGCAGCCAGCATGGCCTGAAGGGAAGATTGATTGGCGGATGGGAGGTCTCAGGTATCTACGCGATCAACTCGGGACTTCCGCTGACGGTATCGTCCAGTTCGGCTTACTCGCCTTCCTACAACCTACCCAGCGGTGTGACCAGTGTTTACAACGGGCGCACCAATACGGGCTACATCACAGACAACGCGGGCTTGAGCGCACTCGGAAATACAAATGCCGGCCTTCGCCCAGACCAGATTGGCGATCCTAACAGTGGGCACGGTGTGCAAATTCACAACAAGGGCTATAACCAGTTGTGGTTTTATACCGGTGCGTTTGCGGCTCCATCACCGAGTAGCTCCGTTCCTGGAACGGCGCGGCGCGGCACGATCAATGGCCCTGGTTTCAACCGAGTTGACCTCGGCATCTATCGCAACTTCCGCATCTGGGAGCGGCTAAACTTCCAATTCCGGGCAGAAGCCTTCAATGCAGTGAACCATACGAATGTGCAGTCAGTAACCACCTCGGTCGGCTCTTCTTCGACTTTTGGCGAAGTTACGGGCTACCGCGATGCGCGCATCGTACAGTTCGCCGGAAAATTTACCTTCTAGCCTTCAATTGATGTTAATGCTGCCCTTTACGGCGTTTGCCTGATGGCAAGCGCCGATTCTTTTGTCTCCCTGTTACGCCACTCAATGCTGAATATTGCCGTTCAATGCAGCGACTAGCGAGTCGATGTGTGGCTTGGCGCGAGCGGCAGGAGGTGGGTAAAATAGAAAGGTTGGACACTGTTCGGACTTCCTGTGCGGGCAGACACCTACTTCCCCAAGGAGTTTGTTTTGGCGACACGCGACCGTTTTTTGTTCACCAGTGAATCCGTTACCGAAGGCCATCCCGACAAGATTGCCGACCAGATTTCAGACGCAATTCTTGATGCCTGCCTTGCGCAGGATCCCTACAGCCGTGTGGCTTGCGAAACGCTGACTTGCACTGGCCTAGTGGTTGTAGCAGGCGAGATTACGACAAAGGCTTATGTGGACGTTCAGGGGCTGGTGCGCGGCACAGTAGCAGCGATTGGCTACGACAACGCTTCGTATGGCTTCGACTCGAACACCTGCTCTGTGATCTCTACGATCAACAAGCAGTCGGGCGACATTGCGATGGGCGTTGACACGGGCGGCGCGGGCGACCAAGGCATGATGTTCGGCTATGCCACTAACGAGACGCCTGAGCTGATGCCGACAGCAATCTCCTTGGCGCACAAGCTGGCGCTGAAGCTGAGCGAGGTGCGGAAAAACGGGAAGATGGCGTATCTGCGGCCTGACGGCAAGAGCCAGGTGACAGTGGAATATGACGCCAACCACAAACCAGTGCGCGTGGACGCAGTCGTTATCTCGACCCAGCACGCTGAGACCGTTGGCAATGATGAACTGCGCGCCGACATTCTGAAGAACGTGATCCAGGCTGTGATTCCTGCCAACCTGCTGGACCAGGATACGAAATACCACATCAATCCGACAGGGCGCTTCGTGGTCGGTGGACCGATGGGCGACACCGGCCTGACTGGCCGCAAGATCATTGTTGACACCTACGGCGGCATGGGTCGGCATGGCGGCGGAGCTTTTAGCGGCAAGGACGCGACGAAAGTTGACCGTTCGGCTGCTTACATGGCGCGCTACGTAGCAAAGAACATCGTTGCCGCTGGCTTGGCTGATCGTTGCGAAGTGCAGCTAGCTTACGCAATTGGTGTGGCTGAGCCCGTGAGCGTGCTAGTTGATACCTTCGGCACTGGCAAGGTTGATGAGAAACAGCTCGAGGCGCTGGTGCGGAAGAACTTCTCGCTAACGCCGAAAGGCATCATTGAGACGTTGGACCTGCGCAAGCCAATCTTCAAGGCGACCGCGGCTTATGGTCACTTTGGACGCAGTGGACCGGGCTTCAAGTGGGAAGAGACAGACAAGGCTGATGCCCTGAGGCAGCAGGCTGGGTTGAAGCAGACAGCGAGCGCATAGCAAAACCTGCATTCGAATCATCCAGGAGCAGACCTCATGGTCTGCTCCTGGTCATTTAACGTGCCTCTTCCCGGCTCATCGGCCAGACTGTTCAAACGCTCGATCGCAACCAAATCCTGAAGTTCAAGTGAACAAAGCGGAGTGCGCGCGGCACCCCTGCGGGAGGATACTGATATGGCGATGGCATCCATAGCTGAGACCGCGAAAGCAGCAGAGCCGGACTATTTTTCTGCCGTCGAATGGCAGCAGGTGCTTGAACGCGACCGGAGCGCGGACGGAAGGTTCGTCTATGCAGTGAAGTCGACGGGGATTTATTGCAAGCCAAGCTGCGCAAGCCGCAAGCCGGCGCGGAAGAACGTCGTCCTGTTCCCTTCCCCTGCATTGGCTGAAGAAGCCGGATTCAGATCGTGCCAACGCTGCGAGCCGAAGCGGGCGGGAGCTCGCCCTGACCGGCAGGAACGGGCTGTGCTTGCGGCCGCTGAATATCTGCGCGCCCATGCGGATGAGCGAACGCGGCTGGAAGACCTGGCCAGGAGCATGGGTATCTCCAGGCTCGCGCTGCTGCGCGGATTCAAGCGCGTGCTGGGCGTGAGTCCGGCAGAGTTTGCCAGGCAGCAACGGCTTGGTCGGTTTCGTGAAAAGGTGCGTATGGGGCGAGTGACCGACGCGATTTATGACGCCGGATTTGGTTCGAGCAGCAGGTTGTACGAAAACAGCAGCGAGGTGTTGGGCATGACTCCAAAGAAGATGCGGACTGGCGGTGCGGGACTGGTGATTCGATATAGAACGGCGGCGAGCCCGCTGGGGCGGATGCTGGTCGCCGCGACCGATGCGGGCGTGTGCTCGATTGCATTTGGCAAAGACGATACAGCTCTGGTGGAGGAGTTGCGTGGGCGTTTTCCGAAGGCCGAGCTGGTGCAGGCAAAGGCAGACACAGGCTGGTTTGCAGAGGCGGTCGAGTTTGTGGCCAGTCAGATGAGCGAGCATCCGCGTGCGGCGAAGTTTCCGCTGGATGTGCGGGCCACGGCGTTTCAGCAGCGAGTGTGGAAGGCGCTCAGAGAGATACCGCGTGGAGAGACGCGGAGCTATGGCGAGATCGCGTGCGAGCTGGGGATGCCGAAAGCCGCGCGGGCTGTAGGCTCGGCCATTGGATCGAATCCGTTGGCTGTGCTGGTGCCGTGCCACAGGGCAATTCACAGCGATGGATCAATCGCGGGGTATCGGTGGGGAGTGGAGCGCAAGAAAAAGCTGCTGGCGGTGGAGAGATCGGCAAAGACACAACAGAAACACTGATTGAGAATGCATCGCGCGCATCCAACGTTTCAAGCGGCGATGCTATACTCCGGCAAGATTTCAGCAGATCAGTGAGAGGCCAGGTTGTGGATGCGAGACGCAATTTCCGAAGTTGAGAATATCTTCTTTGTACTACTTTCTATATGCCTTTTTCTTACTGGCACTACGGCAAGCCTTTTGCATGCTCATATCCATCCTGATAATCTTCGGG
This is a stretch of genomic DNA from Edaphobacter acidisoli. It encodes these proteins:
- the ada gene encoding bifunctional DNA-binding transcriptional regulator/O6-methylguanine-DNA methyltransferase Ada; protein product: MAMASIAETAKAAEPDYFSAVEWQQVLERDRSADGRFVYAVKSTGIYCKPSCASRKPARKNVVLFPSPALAEEAGFRSCQRCEPKRAGARPDRQERAVLAAAEYLRAHADERTRLEDLARSMGISRLALLRGFKRVLGVSPAEFARQQRLGRFREKVRMGRVTDAIYDAGFGSSSRLYENSSEVLGMTPKKMRTGGAGLVIRYRTAASPLGRMLVAATDAGVCSIAFGKDDTALVEELRGRFPKAELVQAKADTGWFAEAVEFVASQMSEHPRAAKFPLDVRATAFQQRVWKALREIPRGETRSYGEIACELGMPKAARAVGSAIGSNPLAVLVPCHRAIHSDGSIAGYRWGVERKKKLLAVERSAKTQQKH
- a CDS encoding TonB-dependent receptor, whose translation is MIVAITGIGCIGSRAQDTTTGSISGTITDATGAAVKGATVGMTNTDRGATIRTVMTNSTGYFTATSLPLGTYTVHISDSGFKPVNVTGIVLHVNDALTVNRVLVAGDVNETVTVSAEEARVNLQDATSAGLINSTQLNEMPLVTRNYETLMNLQPGVAYGGSTDDLTRGPSGLSGASSVVNFSVNGGRNTSNNWTIDGADNVDRGANLTLYTYPSPDAIAEFKTLRGQYSAQFGRNASGQIDVVTKSGTNSVHGSAYEYLRNDAFDANGYANDYLGFPKTPYRYNIFGFSLGGPVFVPKVYNGKDKTFFFISEEWQRIIQYASGVQALVPQASERAGDFSQSGQKINGAWTTGPVTVCTAYTTNSANQTNTCTATGTQVTNLSPIAQSYMKDVYSRVPVPDESYDIAHNSDPHSIFSSFKNQFNNLDSVIRIDQQFGQKLTVFYRYLHDTFPEVLSQGQFTTVPIPGANTATVVNPGTQQLGHGTYIINPTMVVNAGYAYSNGNIVSTPAGFLGSAQSPDIKPTLPYANTVGLVPTIGVSGMTTLNGSVAYTDHGTNHQVFGDITKTLHTNTIIAGFSYNHYQKLENNTTGTQGSFSFANDSQYACPASGPTPGCVPTNSNSGAAEAQGFANLLTGNANGGFSQLSKDPVTDIKESLYEAFLQDNWKATPRLTLNLGVRYAYYGQPWDANGLLSNFDPSKYSAAGAPTISANGLICFTAPCNQTGSNAGQPTTPNGSADYAGINYINGMIFNGPSSANNNQASPYGNKVGAAQKTNFAPRFGFALDVFGDGKTALRGGYGWGFDDAEVSYYETTVFGNPPSVATYSVGQTSFDSPAGGALTGLSSTPGRIQAIPVDYKTPYVQQYSLDIQQQITPTMMMDVGYFGDHGTHLLGALNMNQPAPGAWVGKVQPSNSGSACIDPDTGQQSFLNSTCDRVLNQIKPYIGYFAIDALRTIFSSNYNSLQVKVTKRFSGKSYIDANYTWSRDLTNAQADYSGFIQNIFNINADYGRAAVDRTNILNFDGVWELPWYRSQHGLKGRLIGGWEVSGIYAINSGLPLTVSSSSAYSPSYNLPSGVTSVYNGRTNTGYITDNAGLSALGNTNAGLRPDQIGDPNSGHGVQIHNKGYNQLWFYTGAFAAPSPSSSVPGTARRGTINGPGFNRVDLGIYRNFRIWERLNFQFRAEAFNAVNHTNVQSVTTSVGSSSTFGEVTGYRDARIVQFAGKFTF
- the metK gene encoding methionine adenosyltransferase codes for the protein MATRDRFLFTSESVTEGHPDKIADQISDAILDACLAQDPYSRVACETLTCTGLVVVAGEITTKAYVDVQGLVRGTVAAIGYDNASYGFDSNTCSVISTINKQSGDIAMGVDTGGAGDQGMMFGYATNETPELMPTAISLAHKLALKLSEVRKNGKMAYLRPDGKSQVTVEYDANHKPVRVDAVVISTQHAETVGNDELRADILKNVIQAVIPANLLDQDTKYHINPTGRFVVGGPMGDTGLTGRKIIVDTYGGMGRHGGGAFSGKDATKVDRSAAYMARYVAKNIVAAGLADRCEVQLAYAIGVAEPVSVLVDTFGTGKVDEKQLEALVRKNFSLTPKGIIETLDLRKPIFKATAAYGHFGRSGPGFKWEETDKADALRQQAGLKQTASA